A single Cnuibacter physcomitrellae DNA region contains:
- a CDS encoding flavin reductase family protein yields the protein MPIDPQTFRTIMGHYPTGVCVVTAVTPEGTAVGMTVGTFTSVSLDPPLIGFFPDRRSTSWPGIAAAGRFCVNVLADDQEHLGRQFASKGGDKFVGVAHRVSDSGLPLLDGAVAWIECSLYSVGDAGDHVLVLGEVETLSAEHTASPLVFHKGAFRQVAYPVPAVA from the coding sequence ATGCCTATCGACCCCCAGACCTTCCGCACGATCATGGGCCACTACCCCACCGGCGTCTGCGTGGTGACGGCCGTCACGCCCGAGGGCACGGCGGTGGGGATGACGGTGGGGACCTTCACCTCCGTCTCCCTGGACCCGCCGCTCATCGGCTTCTTCCCCGACCGCCGCTCCACCAGCTGGCCCGGCATAGCCGCAGCGGGACGCTTCTGCGTCAACGTCCTCGCAGACGACCAGGAGCACCTGGGCAGGCAGTTCGCCAGCAAGGGCGGCGACAAGTTCGTCGGCGTCGCGCACCGGGTCTCCGACTCCGGGCTGCCTCTCCTCGATGGAGCGGTGGCCTGGATCGAATGCTCGCTCTACTCCGTGGGCGATGCCGGCGACCACGTCCTCGTCCTGGGCGAGGTCGAGACGCTGTCCGCCGAGCACACCGCATCGCCGTTGGTGTTCCACAAGGGCGCCTTCCGCCAGGTGGCCTACCCCGTCCCGGCCGTGGCCTGA
- a CDS encoding SDR family NAD(P)-dependent oxidoreductase: MTQIAVDLVDAAAASPDALRAATPPSSTAATALVVSVAPSPQGGVASVDWESRVHRPLRRAFTALRGLVPELLEHPAGGRVIIAAPATGLIADAGRTADSVLARCLIGLAEGLRAELLGRDFPVSIVLTDAWDDEASLIQRLDGALGGGALYVLPPRISETDVARVFDPWMRGLADTPAALDLPPMGPMGAVYRIELERNAAGGRAASDASSEESTDRMPRASGSDPASQPSPALSPGRTAIVTGGASGIGLGIVTAMLERGMNVAIADVREDHIAEALTRLAQHDARVMAVRLDVTDRAAWDEATSSILDRFGGIDVLCLNAGIGILGTMLQSTPADWSWLMSVNLGGVTNGIEAVLPILRAQERGGCILATSSAGGLMVADDGAIYSSAKYGVVAVMDCLRAELAAEGIGATTLCPAGVNTNIHDHETMRPVEFGDSGVRGSDAELAERQTHARAMLSQGADPALVGLRVLAALDVNAPVVFTDGGIAPIIRLRRDAIKTGIALS, from the coding sequence GTGACGCAGATCGCCGTCGACCTGGTCGACGCCGCCGCAGCCTCGCCGGACGCGCTGCGTGCGGCGACCCCGCCCTCGAGCACAGCAGCTACCGCGCTGGTCGTGTCCGTGGCTCCGTCACCCCAGGGAGGGGTCGCCTCCGTCGACTGGGAGTCGAGGGTGCACCGTCCGCTCCGCCGCGCGTTCACCGCACTGCGCGGACTCGTCCCCGAGCTCCTCGAGCATCCCGCCGGGGGACGCGTGATCATCGCGGCGCCCGCGACCGGCCTCATCGCCGACGCAGGCCGGACCGCCGACTCGGTGCTCGCTCGCTGCCTGATCGGCCTCGCCGAGGGGCTGCGAGCCGAGCTCCTCGGCCGCGACTTCCCGGTGTCGATCGTGCTGACCGACGCGTGGGACGACGAGGCATCGCTCATCCAGCGCCTGGACGGGGCACTCGGAGGCGGTGCGCTCTACGTCCTTCCCCCGCGCATCTCCGAGACAGACGTCGCCCGGGTCTTCGATCCCTGGATGCGCGGGCTCGCCGACACCCCCGCAGCCCTCGACCTTCCCCCGATGGGCCCCATGGGAGCGGTGTACCGCATCGAGCTCGAGAGGAACGCCGCCGGCGGCCGGGCGGCGAGCGACGCCTCCTCGGAGGAGAGCACCGACAGGATGCCTCGGGCATCCGGTTCGGATCCTGCTTCGCAGCCCTCCCCGGCCCTCAGCCCAGGCCGCACGGCGATCGTCACGGGCGGAGCGAGCGGGATCGGACTCGGCATCGTCACCGCCATGCTCGAACGCGGGATGAACGTGGCGATCGCGGACGTCCGCGAGGACCACATCGCCGAGGCCCTGACCCGGCTCGCCCAGCACGACGCCCGCGTGATGGCCGTTCGACTGGATGTGACCGACCGAGCGGCCTGGGACGAGGCGACGAGCTCCATCCTCGATCGCTTCGGCGGCATCGACGTGCTGTGCCTGAACGCGGGCATCGGCATCCTGGGCACCATGCTCCAGAGCACGCCCGCCGACTGGTCGTGGCTCATGAGCGTCAACCTCGGCGGTGTCACGAACGGGATCGAGGCCGTCCTGCCCATCCTCCGCGCACAGGAGCGAGGCGGCTGCATCCTCGCCACCTCCTCGGCCGGCGGCCTCATGGTCGCCGACGACGGAGCCATCTACTCGTCCGCCAAGTACGGCGTGGTCGCGGTGATGGACTGCCTCCGGGCCGAGCTCGCAGCCGAGGGCATCGGGGCGACCACCCTCTGCCCGGCCGGGGTGAACACCAACATCCATGATCACGAGACGATGCGCCCCGTCGAGTTCGGCGACAGCGGCGTGCGCGGCTCCGATGCGGAGCTCGCGGAACGGCAGACGCACGCGCGGGCGATGCTCTCCCAGGGCGCCGACCCTGCCCTGGTCGGCCTGCGCGTCCTCGCCGCCCTCGACGTCAACGCCCCCGTGGTGTTCACGGACGGGGGCATCGCGCCCATCATCCGCCTCCGGAGAGACGCAATAAAGACGGGGATTGCCTTATCGTGA
- a CDS encoding LLM class flavin-dependent oxidoreductase yields MHVGYATGFQHQSADSVNDTRFVKQDLEMAIEAEELGFESIWVTEHHFSNYSISPSPLQTLAYLAGRTKSVKLGTQVIVLPWNDPVRVAEQALWLDNVTEGRLVLGFGRGLGKFEYDGLRVDINQTRQLYREYAEMIIRALETGVIEGGEITQQPRRELRPRPFRSFEGRVFGSAGSPESVRTVAELGMGIMIINPEPRANLGVDTETYDRVWAETHGDTRVAPAPMLSGTIFVDESSDRARELSRQYHRVNFRAAVHNYGMAEEHFGNTKGNEFYKKMRIEPDKIDEMAEVTADVMPAGTPTEVLEQLERINNDLNLQGFFPHFHFGGMPREEAERNMRLFAEKCLPELKSWPSESSLDGETRSLQAV; encoded by the coding sequence ATGCACGTAGGCTATGCGACCGGTTTCCAGCACCAGAGTGCGGACTCGGTCAACGACACCCGTTTCGTCAAGCAGGATCTGGAGATGGCGATCGAGGCGGAGGAGCTCGGCTTCGAGTCGATCTGGGTCACCGAGCACCACTTCTCGAACTACTCGATCTCGCCCTCCCCCCTCCAGACGCTCGCCTACCTCGCGGGCCGGACGAAGTCGGTCAAGCTGGGCACCCAGGTCATCGTGCTCCCGTGGAACGACCCGGTCCGCGTGGCCGAGCAGGCTCTGTGGCTCGACAACGTCACCGAGGGCCGTCTGGTCCTCGGGTTCGGGCGCGGACTCGGGAAGTTCGAGTACGACGGCCTGCGCGTCGACATCAACCAGACCCGTCAGCTCTACCGCGAGTACGCCGAGATGATCATCCGCGCGCTCGAGACGGGCGTCATCGAAGGCGGGGAGATCACCCAGCAGCCGCGCCGCGAGCTCCGGCCCCGCCCCTTCCGCAGCTTCGAGGGTCGCGTGTTCGGCTCGGCGGGATCGCCGGAGTCGGTGCGCACCGTCGCGGAGCTCGGCATGGGCATCATGATCATCAACCCCGAGCCGCGCGCCAACCTCGGCGTCGACACCGAGACGTACGACCGCGTCTGGGCCGAGACCCACGGCGACACCCGCGTGGCGCCCGCGCCGATGCTCTCCGGGACGATCTTCGTCGACGAGAGCAGCGACCGGGCCCGAGAGCTGTCTCGCCAGTACCACCGGGTCAACTTCCGCGCGGCGGTGCACAACTACGGCATGGCCGAGGAGCACTTCGGCAACACCAAGGGCAACGAGTTCTACAAGAAGATGCGCATCGAGCCCGACAAGATCGACGAGATGGCCGAGGTGACGGCCGACGTCATGCCCGCCGGCACCCCCACGGAGGTCCTCGAGCAGCTGGAGCGCATCAACAACGACCTCAACCTCCAGGGCTTCTTCCCGCACTTCCACTTCGGAGGGATGCCCCGCGAGGAGGCCGAGCGCAACATGCGCCTGTTCGCCGAGAAGTGCCTGCCCGAGCTGAAGAGCTGGCCGTCGGAGAGCTCGCTCGACGGCGAGACGCGTTCGCTCCAGGCCGTCTGA